In Candidatus Cohnella colombiensis, one DNA window encodes the following:
- a CDS encoding stage II sporulation protein M, translating to MMFSRHNLLLVWKETQHYFIIAAILFFAGVYVGYSDHAPVEWLKSQIEALQKAVQSTEGADRREQAMFFMILSKNMQAAFMAMILGMIGGFMPIVVLVMNGIVMGFVVGQIFTTSGFGGWEYVAKLLLPHGIIELAAIFLACAFGIRLGISLFRGIWGALIGKSVAWQPFSRTVKGAIPGIVVITVMLVIAALIESTITYWLAQSLTNI from the coding sequence ATGATGTTTTCACGGCACAATTTGTTGTTGGTCTGGAAAGAAACCCAACATTATTTCATCATTGCTGCGATTTTGTTCTTTGCGGGTGTGTATGTAGGTTACTCAGATCATGCACCTGTTGAATGGCTGAAAAGTCAAATTGAAGCTTTGCAGAAGGCAGTTCAATCGACAGAAGGTGCAGATCGTAGAGAGCAAGCGATGTTCTTTATGATTCTCAGTAAAAATATGCAGGCTGCGTTCATGGCGATGATATTAGGAATGATTGGGGGATTTATGCCGATCGTAGTCCTCGTTATGAATGGGATTGTAATGGGATTTGTTGTAGGTCAAATTTTCACTACGAGTGGCTTTGGTGGATGGGAGTATGTTGCAAAGCTGTTGCTTCCTCATGGAATAATTGAGCTTGCAGCGATCTTCCTTGCTTGTGCGTTCGGTATTCGTTTAGGAATTAGTCTATTCCGTGGTATCTGGGGGGCGCTTATTGGGAAGTCTGTTGCATGGCAACCGTTCTCACGAACAGTAAAGGGAGCTATTCCTGGAATTGTAGTTATTACTGTGATGTTAGTTATTGCAGCGCTGATTGAAAGTACGATAACGTATTGGTTAGCGCAGTCGTTAACAAATATTTAA
- a CDS encoding KinB-signaling pathway activation protein — protein sequence MNLRKWMKLFLMSIMIGALASAVTGIVMMLTDQEFQVTGTSGWLFNIAMMALIGLTFGAFSHMGFFAYLMLNYIARSIIKRPYIWLSLQAFVAVFALAEIGYWTFESEFPTYVYWAVPLVLLVVSTLVAWRKTSETSSGAWIPTLFFLIVVTTVESVPAFRTGSISSLIFQMVPLFVCNAYQIMQLHRILGNEAKAPIASNPKTSKASS from the coding sequence TTGAATTTACGCAAATGGATGAAGTTATTTTTAATGTCCATCATGATCGGTGCATTGGCTTCGGCTGTAACAGGGATCGTCATGATGCTCACCGACCAAGAGTTTCAGGTAACGGGTACATCGGGTTGGTTGTTTAATATCGCAATGATGGCTTTAATTGGTCTGACCTTCGGTGCATTTTCTCATATGGGATTTTTCGCTTATTTGATGTTGAACTATATCGCGCGAAGTATTATTAAGCGTCCGTACATATGGCTCTCTCTGCAAGCGTTTGTTGCTGTATTCGCATTAGCCGAAATTGGTTATTGGACCTTTGAGTCGGAATTTCCGACATACGTTTACTGGGCAGTACCGCTAGTATTGCTAGTGGTTTCTACGCTCGTCGCTTGGAGGAAGACGTCAGAAACGTCATCAGGTGCGTGGATTCCGACTTTATTTTTCCTTATTGTTGTCACGACGGTGGAGTCCGTACCAGCATTCCGAACGGGAAGTATCTCTTCCTTGATCTTCCAGATGGTTCCATTGTTCGTGTGTAATGCTTATCAGATTATGCAACTCCACCGTATTTTGGGTAATGAAGCAAAAGCGCCAATCGCATCTAATCCAAAAACGTCCAAGGCAAGCTCATAA
- the pdaB gene encoding polysaccharide deacetylase family sporulation protein PdaB codes for MKPFFVINGRRVKRIFLLTLTLLLSLAVIWIEKDNISVFAMQSPTAIYSVPTERKVVALTFDISWGEKRAEPILEILKNKGVENVTFFLSSPWSKTHPELVKKIVDEGYEIGSHGHKHDNYSQYSDAEIRKQIMTADGILKEMTGKSPTLIRTPNGDFDKRVLKIAEELQYKVIQWDTDSLDWKNPGVNTIINRVVTKAHPGDIILLHASDSCKQTHEALPVIIDQLRAKGYEFVTVSQLIDQTETKSKTIEDKIGWNELALLE; via the coding sequence ATGAAACCATTTTTCGTAATTAACGGACGGCGCGTAAAACGAATATTCCTTCTGACACTTACCCTTCTACTTTCGCTTGCTGTCATATGGATCGAGAAGGACAACATCAGTGTTTTCGCCATGCAATCACCTACAGCTATTTATAGTGTGCCTACAGAGCGCAAAGTTGTAGCCCTCACATTCGATATTAGTTGGGGAGAAAAGCGTGCAGAACCCATTCTTGAAATTTTGAAAAATAAAGGCGTGGAAAATGTGACCTTCTTCCTCTCTTCACCTTGGAGCAAGACACATCCCGAGCTTGTAAAGAAAATCGTTGATGAAGGCTATGAGATTGGCAGCCATGGTCATAAGCATGATAACTACAGCCAATATAGCGATGCCGAAATCCGCAAACAAATTATGACCGCTGACGGGATTTTGAAGGAAATGACGGGAAAAAGCCCCACCTTGATTCGAACACCGAATGGTGATTTCGACAAACGTGTTCTGAAAATCGCGGAAGAGCTTCAATATAAAGTCATACAGTGGGATACGGATTCATTAGATTGGAAAAATCCGGGTGTGAATACAATTATCAATCGCGTCGTTACGAAGGCGCACCCTGGCGATATTATTTTGCTCCACGCTAGTGATTCCTGCAAACAAACCCATGAAGCACTGCCCGTTATCATTGACCAACTGCGAGCAAAAGGTTATGAATTCGTAACCGTGTCGCAGCTCATCGACCAGACGGAGACGAAGAGCAAAACAATAGAAGATAAAATTGGGTGGAACGAGCTCGCCTTATTGGAATAA